AACAATAGCTTTGCCGCGTGCTGTCCTTCCCATTTCTGGAAGTTGAAATCCGCGTACTTGATGGACATTGCCCCTAGCGGTGAAGAAGAATATAGTGTCTAGAGTGGATGCGGATTTTAGATTAATTACATAATCATCTTCTTTGGTTTTCATTCCAATAACACCCTTTCCGCCTCTCTTTTGGGATTTGAAGATTTGGGGTTTGACTCGTTTCACATAGCCGCCTTTGGTTAGTGTTATTAAAATGTCTTCTTCTTGAGTAAGGTCTTCATCAGCAAATTCGCCTGGCTTGCCTGGGTGTACTGTTGTTCTTCGTGTATCTCCATAATCTTCTTTGAGTTTTTGAAAGTCTTTCTTAGCTTGTTTCATTACTTTAACTGGTTCTTTAAGGAAGGTCTCGTGTTTATCAATTTGTCTTAGTATTTCTTCTAGCTCATTTTCAATTTTTTCTCGTTCCAACTTGGCTAAGCGTCGTAATCGCATATTAAGAATAGCTTGGGCCTGCATTTCTGTAAGCTCAAAATTTTCAACCAAGTTTTGTTTTGCTACATCAGCGCTTTCACTGTTCCTAATAGTTTCTATAACTTCGTCTAGGTGGTCGAAAGCAATTTTTAGTCCTAGTAAAATGTGTTCTCTTGCCCTCGCTTTGCGGAGGAGATAAATGGTTTTTCTTGTAAAGACATCTTTCCGCCAGCGAAGCAGTTCCTGAAGAATCATTTTAAGAGTGAGGGTCTTAGGCTCACCTCTTATTAACCCCACCATATTGGCGTGGAATGCAGTTTGAAGTCGGGTGTTTTTGTAAAGTTGATTGAGAACTTTTTGGGGGCGAGAATTTCTCCTTGTTTCCACTACAATTCTAAGCCCTTCCCGGTCAGATTCATCACGAAGATCGGTTATATCTTCAATAACTTCGTCCCTTACTAATCCAGCGATTTTTGCTACTAGACGAGCTTTATTTTGTTGGTAAGGGATTTCGGTGAAAATTATTGCGTGTTTTCCATTGCTAATATCTTCAATTTCTGCTCGGGCGCGGTTTACAATCCTTCCTTTTCCAGTTGCGTATGCTTTGATTATCTCCTCTTTGTCATAAATTTCTCCGCCAGTAGGAAAGTCAGGACCTTTTATGAATTCCATAAGCTTTTCTACAGTTACATCGCTGTCAATTTCAAAGTCTTGACCTATTTCGCTTTCCTTTCCATCAAAAGTTTTGTAAGTATAGCCTATTTCCTTTTTGTCTATTTTGATGGTATCAATCATATGGCAAAGAGCATCTACTACCTCGTTGAGATTATGTGGAGGTATATTAGTAGCCATGCCCACAGCAATACCAGAGGCACCGTTTAACAAAATATTGGGAAGTAAGGAGGGTAAAACTTCAGGTTCTTTAGTTGAGCCAGAGTAGTTGTCTATGAAAGGAACTGTTTCTTTATCAATATCGCGGAGAAGCTCCTCAGAAATAGAAGCTAGCCGAGCTTCGGTGTAGCGCATTGCTGCAGCTGAATCTCCGTCCAAAGAACCAAAATTCCCCTGCCCATCGACTAATGGGTAGCGCAAAGAAAATTCTTGTGCCATTCTCACCAGTGCGTCATAGACTGAAGTATCACCGTGGGGGTGGTATTTTTTAAGTACTTCACCTACTACTGCAGCACTCTTTTGGTAGCGACTACTAGGTCCAATTCCCTGATCGTGCATTGCGTAAATAATCCTTCTTTGTACTGGTTTTAGGCCGTCGCGTACATCAGGAAGAGCTCGGGAGACAATTACGCTTAAAGCGTAGTCTAAATACGATCTCTCCATCTCATTGATAATGGAAGAAGGCTGAATTTTTTCAGCAACTTTGTTTTTTGTTTTGGTCTGATCTTCTTTTTTAGCCATGATTGTTCATTTAATCATATAAACATAACAACATAACAACATAAGACGTTGGTTCTTGTATGTTTTTATGCTCTATGCTCTTGTGTTTTATGTTTAGATGTCTAATTCTGCTTCTTTTGCTCGGGTTTGGATAAATCTCTTTCTTGGTGCTACTTCATCACCCATTAACTTGGTAAAGGTCTCATCTGCTTTTTGAGCATCCTCAATTGTGACTTTTTTCAAAATACGATTTTCTGGATTCATTGTTGTTTCCCAAAGCTGGATGGGGTTCATTTCTCCTAGACCTTTGTATCTTTGGATGCGAATATTATCTCCCCACTCTTTCTCAAGCTCTTTCCGTTCTTTTTCAGAATATACCCACTCTTCTTTCTTTCCAGAAGATATTTTATACAAAGGCGGCTTTGCCATATAAAGATTACCGCTTTCAATAAGTTCATGCATATAGCGGAAGAATAGAGTTAGAAGAAGAGTTTCAATATGTTTGCCATCCACATCAGCGTCGCACATAATAATCAGCTTTTCGTACCGGGAGCTTTCTGGATCAAAACTCTCCCCTACTCCAGTGCCCAGAGCTACAATTAGATTTCTTATTTCTTTGTTGCTTAATATCCGGTTCAGGTTTGCCTTTTCTACATTAAGTATTTTACCGCGTAGTGGTAAAATAGCCTGAAACCGTCGATCTCGCCCTTGCTTAGCTGAGCCTCCTGCTGAGTCTCCTTCCACAATAAATAATTCGCATTTTTCTGGGTCTGATTCTGAGCAGTCTGCTAGTTTTCCAGGAAGGGTTGTGGATTTTAGCGCGCCTTTGCGCATAACTGTTTTCCTAGCTTTACTAGCTGCCTTGCGCGCCCGTGCTGCAGTTTCTGCTTTTTGGACAATACTCTTACCCACGCTGGGAGTTTCTTCTAGGTGGTCGCCTAGTTTTTCTCTTATAGTCTCAGAAACAAACCCGCGAATATAGCTATTTCCCAGTTTTGTTTTAGTTTGCCCCTCAAATTGAATGTTTTCCGCATTCATTTTTATAGAAACTACTCCTGTTAGTCCTTCTCGCACATCTTGCCCGGAGAGGTTTTCATCATCCTTATCAAGTAGTTCAGCCTCGCGAGCGTAGTCATTGATGGTGCGGGTTAGTCCAGATTTTAGTCCAGTTAAGTGTGTCCCTCCACCGAGATTTTTAATATTGTTTGCAAAGCAGAGAATATTTTTTGCAAAGCCCTCCACCCATTGGAGTGCTATTTCTATAAGGACCTCCTCTTTTTCCGCTTTGAAATAAAGAGGAGGAGTAATTGGCTTCTTGTGTTTGTTTATGGATTTTACAAGGCTTTTTATGCCTCCCTCGAAGTAAAAAGTTTTCTCTCTTTCCTCTTCTTTACGTAGATCCCTTATTTTAATTGTCATTCCCGGTGTGAGGTATGCGTATTCTTTAAACTGATCGCGTAGTTGTTTATAGGAAAATTCAGTAGTGTCGAAAACTTTTTTATCAGGGAAAAAGGTTACTACTGTTCCGCTCTCCAGAGGAGTATATTTAGATGTCCAAAGCTCTTGGATTGGTACTTCTTTTCTTTTTATTTCTTCTACTTCTGTTTGTGCTTCTCCCCTTTCATACTCCTGTTTATAAACCTTTCCATTCCGGAAGACAATTACTGTCATGCATTTGGAAAGGGCATTAACAACTGAGGAACCAACACCGTGCAATCCTCCGGAGATTTTGTAAGCTCCCTCAGAAAATTTAGCACCAGCGTGGAGTTTAGTCATTACCAATTCTAGTGCTGATTTTCCGTACTCTTCTTTTATTTCTGTAGGGATTCCCCCGGCATTGTCTACTACTGTTACTGAACCATCTTGGTTCAAGGTTACTTCTATCCTGTTTCCTCTACCAGACAGAATTTCATCCACGGAGTTGTTTACAATTTCAGTAACTAAGTGGTGAAGACCTTGTTCACCAGTGGAGCCAATAAACATTCCTGGCCTTTTTCGGACTGGATCAAGACCTTCTAAAACTTTAATTTGATCTGCTTTGTATTGATTGTTGCTCATTTTTCTTATTTTAGGTAGTTATTGTTGCGCTTTTTTCGTGTCTAAAAAGTGCTTTGCAAAGACAATTAACCACCTGTGGGTTTGGTATCAGGTGGTAGAATTTTCCTAAACATTTGGCCAGAGTTTTTAGTTATAACTCTTTGTTTCTGGGTATGGTCGAGATTGGAATTTCTGAAACACTACCGACTATTAATTTACAATTTACGTTAGTGTTTAGCAACTATGTTTTAGACTTTTAGTTTTCGGATTCTTTTCTTTTTTGGCTTTTGTTTTTCTTGTTGTTTTGCTTTTTCTGCTTTTGATTCTCCCTTTTTTTCTTCCTGTTTTTTTTGGTCTGATTTGCCAGATGAGATTTGCTTCTTGTCCTCCTGAAAACCTTCTTTACCCCAACTCTCCTCTTCAAAAAGGTGGCAACAGGGAGGATTTCCACAAACACCAACTTTGTTAGTGGTGCAACTGAAATTATAGCTTGCTTTGTCCAAGTTTTCGGAAGCTGGATCTTTCAACCAGGTGCTACAGCAAAGCTTTAAGCCGCATTTTCCTATCCCGCCAACCTTCTGAGCTTTTTTGCGGGGGCTTATTTGTCTTAATTGGATGTTAGCTTGGAGGACGCGCCGAAGTTCAGATTCTAGGTTTTTGAGTTCTTTCTTTTCGGAACTTGAAAAGAAGAAGACGATGGTTTCTTCCTCTTGTTTAGCTCCCAAAATATTGATTTTTAGCTTGT
This genomic stretch from Patescibacteria group bacterium harbors:
- a CDS encoding DNA gyrase subunit A — translated: MAKKEDQTKTKNKVAEKIQPSSIINEMERSYLDYALSVIVSRALPDVRDGLKPVQRRIIYAMHDQGIGPSSRYQKSAAVVGEVLKKYHPHGDTSVYDALVRMAQEFSLRYPLVDGQGNFGSLDGDSAAAMRYTEARLASISEELLRDIDKETVPFIDNYSGSTKEPEVLPSLLPNILLNGASGIAVGMATNIPPHNLNEVVDALCHMIDTIKIDKKEIGYTYKTFDGKESEIGQDFEIDSDVTVEKLMEFIKGPDFPTGGEIYDKEEIIKAYATGKGRIVNRARAEIEDISNGKHAIIFTEIPYQQNKARLVAKIAGLVRDEVIEDITDLRDESDREGLRIVVETRRNSRPQKVLNQLYKNTRLQTAFHANMVGLIRGEPKTLTLKMILQELLRWRKDVFTRKTIYLLRKARAREHILLGLKIAFDHLDEVIETIRNSESADVAKQNLVENFELTEMQAQAILNMRLRRLAKLEREKIENELEEILRQIDKHETFLKEPVKVMKQAKKDFQKLKEDYGDTRRTTVHPGKPGEFADEDLTQEEDILITLTKGGYVKRVKPQIFKSQKRGGKGVIGMKTKEDDYVINLKSASTLDTIFFFTARGNVHQVRGFQLPEMGRTARGKAIVNVLDLSPEDEVVAIVPLTKGSNAKYLTFATKNGLVKRTELSEFENIRRGGIIAINIKDGDRLANVEATSGKDEIILITEQGQSIRFQEKEARSMGRNTSGVKGITLNKGDQVFCMNVVKPGKQREEGLLLTISNKGYGKKTPLSEYPLQGRGGKGVIAMRVKEKTGKITESKILVPEVEDLFLISEEGHVIRLNPNEISKLSRATQGVRVMRLSKNDQVAALASPQ
- a CDS encoding DNA gyrase subunit B, whose protein sequence is MSNNQYKADQIKVLEGLDPVRKRPGMFIGSTGEQGLHHLVTEIVNNSVDEILSGRGNRIEVTLNQDGSVTVVDNAGGIPTEIKEEYGKSALELVMTKLHAGAKFSEGAYKISGGLHGVGSSVVNALSKCMTVIVFRNGKVYKQEYERGEAQTEVEEIKRKEVPIQELWTSKYTPLESGTVVTFFPDKKVFDTTEFSYKQLRDQFKEYAYLTPGMTIKIRDLRKEEEREKTFYFEGGIKSLVKSINKHKKPITPPLYFKAEKEEVLIEIALQWVEGFAKNILCFANNIKNLGGGTHLTGLKSGLTRTINDYAREAELLDKDDENLSGQDVREGLTGVVSIKMNAENIQFEGQTKTKLGNSYIRGFVSETIREKLGDHLEETPSVGKSIVQKAETAARARKAASKARKTVMRKGALKSTTLPGKLADCSESDPEKCELFIVEGDSAGGSAKQGRDRRFQAILPLRGKILNVEKANLNRILSNKEIRNLIVALGTGVGESFDPESSRYEKLIIMCDADVDGKHIETLLLTLFFRYMHELIESGNLYMAKPPLYKISSGKKEEWVYSEKERKELEKEWGDNIRIQRYKGLGEMNPIQLWETTMNPENRILKKVTIEDAQKADETFTKLMGDEVAPRKRFIQTRAKEAELDI
- the ricT gene encoding regulatory iron-sulfur-containing complex subunit RicT, whose product is MFREEEALEICEELAKKNKLKINILGAKQEEETIVFFFSSSEKKELKNLESELRRVLQANIQLRQISPRKKAQKVGGIGKCGLKLCCSTWLKDPASENLDKASYNFSCTTNKVGVCGNPPCCHLFEEESWGKEGFQEDKKQISSGKSDQKKQEEKKGESKAEKAKQQEKQKPKKKRIRKLKV